From a region of the Fervidicoccaceae archaeon genome:
- a CDS encoding CoA-binding protein yields the protein MRLIVQMLLLRDAVKKVNSVAIVGATPIEGKIGNIILRNIVDWGFNGDIFLVNPKYSSIHGYRAFPSLLDLPSIPDIVVIAIPEKDVGKVLEESAEIGAKLAVVITSNAEISENLKEEFRERMRIIGPNSAGITLSKYKLHASIEVPPSTGKVGIVAQSGAVGGVVLSRLSLLSSGVSFFFSLGNSADISVEDALEYAIDDDNTEAVIAYIEWLKNGRKFIDVASTLRKRGKPLCVLKGGRGEASEKAARSHTGGIATDYSLFKAAVRQAGGYLASDLDEVVEVCEVMRRIRIADEPKPIIITNSGGVGVISVSLMDELGIKVKIPSIEILPQKYGGKVKQGNPLDLGGDAYIDDILEVLSNNRLPEEFNLSVLIYVPTASEKPEKISEAIKKRAKDFSLPTIGMFAGAGSVEIIESVSSVIPVVSTSAILSKAIHALWMNRGNKDGDESS from the coding sequence ATGAGGTTGATTGTTCAGATGCTGCTGCTCCGCGATGCTGTGAAAAAAGTAAACTCTGTAGCTATAGTTGGTGCCACGCCGATAGAAGGGAAAATAGGAAACATAATACTGAGGAATATAGTTGATTGGGGGTTTAATGGAGATATTTTTCTTGTAAATCCTAAATACAGTTCCATTCATGGATATAGGGCTTTTCCATCTCTTCTTGACCTTCCCTCTATTCCAGATATTGTTGTGATTGCTATTCCGGAAAAGGATGTTGGAAAAGTCCTAGAAGAATCCGCTGAGATCGGAGCTAAACTGGCGGTAGTAATAACATCGAACGCCGAAATTAGTGAGAATCTGAAAGAAGAATTTAGAGAAAGGATGAGAATTATAGGACCAAACTCTGCTGGAATAACGCTCAGCAAGTATAAGCTGCACGCAAGCATCGAGGTTCCTCCTAGTACAGGAAAAGTTGGGATTGTAGCGCAAAGCGGCGCCGTGGGGGGTGTTGTACTTTCTCGTCTTTCTTTACTCTCTTCAGGTGTATCATTCTTCTTCAGTCTTGGAAATTCCGCTGATATTAGCGTAGAAGATGCTCTTGAATACGCTATTGATGATGATAATACTGAAGCCGTTATAGCATACATAGAATGGTTGAAAAATGGTAGAAAATTCATTGATGTTGCTAGCACTTTGAGAAAAAGAGGAAAACCGCTTTGCGTTCTGAAGGGTGGAAGAGGGGAAGCAAGTGAAAAAGCAGCTAGGTCACATACTGGAGGAATTGCAACCGACTACTCTCTATTCAAGGCAGCTGTAAGACAGGCAGGGGGATATTTAGCAAGTGATTTGGATGAAGTTGTGGAAGTTTGTGAGGTAATGCGGAGAATCAGGATTGCTGACGAACCCAAGCCAATTATAATTACCAATTCTGGAGGGGTTGGGGTGATCTCAGTTTCCCTGATGGATGAGCTTGGAATAAAGGTGAAAATTCCTTCCATTGAAATACTTCCACAGAAGTACGGAGGGAAGGTCAAGCAAGGCAATCCTTTGGACCTAGGAGGAGATGCCTACATAGATGATATCCTTGAAGTTCTGAGCAATAACAGGTTGCCTGAAGAGTTTAACCTCTCTGTGCTCATCTATGTTCCAACAGCATCCGAAAAGCCAGAAAAGATTTCAGAAGCAATCAAGAAGAGGGCGAAAGACTTTTCCCTTCCAACAATTGGAATGTTCGCTGGGGCTGGAAGCGTTGAAATCATTGAGAGTGTTTCCTCAGTTATTCCAGTAGTTTCTACTTCTGCAATCCTTTCAAAGGCGATACATGCACTGTGGATGAATAGGGGGAATAAAGATGGAGATGAATCCTCTTAA
- a CDS encoding phosphate uptake regulator PhoU, whose protein sequence is MYRRKVQMVGGSTYVVSIPKQWAEEMGIEEGSDVGIEKLADGSLKIFPVSGKRPEPPAPKLYFSCIESDEVMSRAILAHYLGGAKEIKIIAKDVECKERILKVISFLKSKVLGLEVIEETSSEVTLGVILDFKFSNLSSAQQKMLKTICSMVDDIVRAVSESNPGILSDIYKRDDLLDRLYLYSIRYITAIASSSETEDRIMPHLLPHYALIMKSLERIGDHVSAIAKNLVESLNRNEIEKHHLEQLISFLTQTKALLDQISLLAQKFDYSLLVKATELAISLLRKEAELRRSIDKPMIYYSYIVESCRRIAAYSIDVLESILDVAALIRKDLGSIQNEVK, encoded by the coding sequence ATGTACAGAAGAAAAGTTCAGATGGTTGGTGGTTCCACATATGTGGTTAGCATACCGAAGCAATGGGCTGAAGAGATGGGAATAGAGGAGGGGAGCGATGTAGGAATAGAAAAACTGGCAGATGGCTCCCTGAAAATTTTTCCTGTCTCTGGGAAGAGACCTGAACCTCCAGCTCCAAAGCTCTATTTTTCATGTATTGAGAGCGACGAAGTAATGTCTAGAGCTATACTGGCACACTATCTCGGAGGAGCTAAAGAGATTAAGATAATAGCGAAAGATGTGGAGTGCAAGGAAAGAATACTCAAGGTAATCTCATTTCTAAAGAGCAAAGTTCTAGGTCTCGAGGTTATCGAGGAAACTTCCAGTGAGGTAACCTTGGGGGTCATTCTTGATTTTAAATTTTCAAATTTATCATCAGCTCAACAGAAAATGCTCAAAACTATCTGCTCCATGGTTGATGATATAGTAAGGGCTGTTTCAGAAAGCAATCCGGGAATATTGAGCGATATCTATAAGAGAGACGATCTTTTAGATAGGCTCTACTTATATTCGATTAGATACATAACAGCCATAGCTTCTTCTTCTGAGACAGAGGATAGAATAATGCCACACCTCCTTCCTCACTACGCTCTCATAATGAAATCCCTCGAGCGAATTGGAGATCATGTTTCGGCAATAGCAAAGAATCTTGTAGAGTCCCTCAATAGAAATGAAATAGAAAAGCATCATTTAGAGCAGCTCATTTCATTTTTAACCCAGACAAAGGCGCTTCTAGATCAAATTTCACTGCTCGCCCAGAAATTTGATTATTCATTGTTAGTAAAAGCAACCGAGCTGGCAATCTCTCTCCTGAGAAAGGAAGCTGAGCTAAGAAGAAGCATTGATAAGCCAATGATTTACTACAGCTATATTGTTGAGAGTTGCAGAAGGATAGCTGCTTACTCCATAGACGTTCTCGAAAGCATTCTAGATGTAGCAGCACTTATCCGTAAGGATCTAGGTTCGATTCAGAATGAAGTAAAATGA
- a CDS encoding metal ABC transporter permease — protein sequence MRRLKLFTALSITVSTAIPFIFKLIFPSMISLVWIVVLLSSAISFAVLSTLIAARNLYFLAGSIPHSALFSASFAMLISFIMGGSSFVWSLLINTALILAVGYVIHSGADPNKVTSIFVGMTASLTVTVLYYLVNHFYVAKSITSEILGDPFLSTTADAYISLASLAFTLIAFFYSYRENILIGLLGRESWLSGINVYLHDYVFYLLLAVVSASFMKVIGFILTHIFILIPGAIASIAAERSNEAVSMALGMSLLSASIGLVAGIALNLSPAGITGIIMMIIYVLLVLMKKVK from the coding sequence TTGAGACGCCTAAAGCTCTTCACAGCGTTGTCAATTACAGTTTCTACTGCTATACCTTTCATTTTTAAGTTGATTTTTCCCAGCATGATAAGCTTAGTGTGGATAGTAGTTCTCCTTTCCTCAGCAATTTCCTTCGCTGTGCTAAGCACTTTAATAGCGGCAAGGAATTTGTATTTTCTAGCAGGATCAATTCCGCATTCAGCTCTTTTCTCAGCAAGCTTTGCTATGCTCATATCCTTCATAATGGGAGGAAGCTCTTTTGTTTGGAGCCTTTTGATCAACACAGCTCTTATACTAGCTGTTGGCTACGTGATCCACAGTGGGGCTGACCCAAACAAGGTAACATCTATCTTTGTAGGAATGACGGCGTCCCTCACTGTCACTGTCCTCTATTATCTGGTAAACCACTTCTATGTAGCAAAGAGCATCACATCTGAAATACTTGGGGATCCTTTCCTTTCAACCACAGCGGATGCCTACATATCACTCGCATCGCTAGCCTTCACGTTGATTGCATTTTTCTACAGCTATAGAGAGAATATATTGATAGGGCTGCTTGGTCGTGAATCTTGGCTTTCTGGCATAAATGTTTACCTTCATGATTACGTCTTTTACTTGCTCCTGGCCGTCGTTAGTGCTTCATTTATGAAGGTAATAGGATTCATATTGACACACATATTCATTTTGATTCCTGGAGCCATTGCCTCCATTGCCGCAGAAAGGAGCAATGAAGCAGTTAGCATGGCTTTGGGAATGAGCCTTCTCTCCGCATCTATTGGACTTGTTGCTGGAATAGCTCTGAATCTATCTCCAGCAGGCATTACAGGGATAATTATGATGATAATATATGTTTTATTGGTTTTAATGAAAAAGGTGAAATGA
- a CDS encoding zinc ABC transporter substrate-binding protein has product MKSGLIFLILLSLFLLVPSTLTSSGQGEKIVVTFPILQGDVERIVNGSIEVVSLVKPGVDPHDYQLSPSDAESLKSSSLIISTLHTYMENQIDSMIKSGEIKAKYLVIPQINGIQYEINPNNGIWNPHMPVYDPRNYLLFIANLTQTLDEMYPNMSAVFNAEYNKVRQQINQLLSEYEGRASGYAVASSPEVQYAVEWTGIKIVRFVLVDEDVGVQPKDINAVEEYLSNGTAKYAIVAATYSQSTGSWTPYSNVDATLVNLAQKYGAKIIYVPTTSGNLSILDSLQLITKEIFSSGGETATVSGSGDIAAYYIPIVMVILIVMVGIILYRRGKH; this is encoded by the coding sequence ATGAAGAGTGGGCTGATTTTTCTTATATTGCTATCACTATTCTTGCTAGTTCCTTCAACTTTGACTAGTTCAGGCCAAGGAGAGAAGATAGTCGTGACATTTCCTATTCTCCAGGGAGATGTGGAAAGAATTGTGAATGGTAGTATTGAGGTAGTATCGCTCGTGAAACCTGGCGTTGACCCTCATGATTATCAGCTATCTCCATCGGATGCAGAAAGCTTGAAGTCATCATCGCTAATAATCAGCACTCTGCACACATATATGGAAAATCAGATAGATTCCATGATTAAAAGCGGAGAGATAAAGGCTAAGTACCTAGTTATACCGCAAATAAATGGAATTCAGTATGAAATCAATCCAAATAATGGGATTTGGAATCCTCATATGCCTGTCTATGATCCAAGGAATTACCTTCTTTTTATAGCGAATCTTACACAAACCTTGGACGAAATGTATCCGAATATGTCTGCTGTCTTCAATGCTGAATATAACAAAGTGAGGCAGCAAATAAATCAATTGCTGAGTGAGTACGAAGGCAGAGCATCAGGTTATGCTGTTGCTTCCAGCCCAGAAGTGCAATATGCTGTGGAGTGGACTGGAATAAAAATAGTTAGATTCGTGCTTGTTGATGAAGACGTGGGTGTTCAGCCAAAGGACATCAATGCTGTTGAGGAATATCTTTCCAATGGAACTGCAAAGTATGCAATAGTTGCAGCAACCTACTCACAAAGCACCGGCTCCTGGACCCCCTATTCTAACGTCGATGCAACTCTAGTAAATTTGGCACAGAAATATGGAGCAAAGATAATCTATGTTCCCACTACTTCGGGAAACTTGAGCATATTGGACTCTCTGCAGCTTATAACGAAGGAGATATTTAGTTCGGGAGGAGAGACTGCTACAGTTAGTGGAAGCGGAGACATCGCTGCGTATTATATTCCCATAGTTATGGTTATATTGATTGTTATGGTGGGAATAATCCTATATAGAAGGGGAAAACATTGA
- a CDS encoding metal ABC transporter ATP-binding protein, giving the protein MKAETSISVTGLTISYNGESIIENMTFGYRGTGIIQIIGPNGAGKSTLLRGILGLVKPKKGKVEINGIDITGKSVLASKYISFVPQLTISEKNIVFPISARELLSFELKASGQKFDKKTEEEVIRMSAEIVGLSERELDKDIRSFSGGQKQKVFIARAILHDRPILILDEPLSSIDPSTREELAKKIIDFSNKKLILITSHDPAVFMEKTSRLLILNRKTYFFGEPSEVMREEVLEKVYGKMLTKLGTHVHIFDDSCAHIQQK; this is encoded by the coding sequence ATGAAAGCTGAGACGTCAATCTCGGTAACGGGGTTAACTATCTCCTACAATGGAGAAAGCATTATTGAGAACATGACATTTGGTTATAGAGGAACTGGAATTATACAAATAATAGGACCAAATGGAGCTGGAAAGAGCACATTACTAAGAGGAATTTTGGGGCTAGTCAAACCGAAAAAGGGAAAGGTTGAAATTAATGGGATAGATATTACAGGAAAATCTGTTCTAGCTTCTAAGTATATATCATTTGTTCCTCAATTGACAATCTCTGAAAAGAACATAGTTTTCCCAATATCTGCAAGGGAGCTCCTCAGCTTTGAGCTAAAAGCATCAGGACAGAAGTTTGACAAGAAGACCGAAGAAGAAGTAATCAGAATGAGCGCCGAAATAGTTGGACTTAGCGAACGTGAGCTAGATAAAGATATAAGATCATTCAGTGGAGGACAAAAGCAAAAGGTATTTATAGCTAGAGCAATTCTTCACGATAGACCCATACTCATTCTCGATGAGCCTCTTTCCTCAATAGATCCAAGTACTAGGGAAGAGCTAGCGAAGAAAATTATAGATTTTTCCAACAAAAAGCTAATTCTAATAACAAGCCACGACCCAGCTGTGTTCATGGAAAAAACAAGCAGGCTTCTCATTCTGAATAGGAAGACATACTTCTTCGGTGAACCCAGCGAGGTAATGAGAGAAGAAGTACTTGAAAAAGTCTATGGTAAGATGTTAACAAAGCTTGGCACACATGTGCATATTTTCGATGATAGCTGCGCTCACATACAGCAGAAGTAG